The Pseudanabaena galeata CCNP1313 genome includes a region encoding these proteins:
- the ispG gene encoding (E)-4-hydroxy-3-methylbut-2-enyl-diphosphate synthase, whose product MATVSENLKIAQNGTQSAKAEPIIDGSENLGVIIRRKTRPVQVGNITIGGSAPVVVQSMINEDTLDIDGSVAGIRRLHEIGCEIVRVTVPSMAHAAALSEIRQKLKRTYLDVPLVADVHHNGMKIALEVAKHIHKVRINPGLYVFEKPKANRTEYTQSEFDEIAEKVRDTLKPLVLSLKEQGKAMRIGVNHGSLAERMLFTYGDTPQGMVESAIEFIRICEDLDFRNIVISMKASRVPVMIAAYQLMVKRMDQLGMDYPLHLGVTEAGDGEYGRIKSTAGIATLLAQGIGDTIRVSLTEAPEKEIPVCYSILQSLGLRKTMVEYVACPSCGRTLFNLEEVLHKVREATSHLVGLDIAVMGCIVNGPGEMADADYGYVGKTPGIISLYRGKEEIKRVPEAEGVEQLIALIKSDDRWVDPPQ is encoded by the coding sequence ATGGCGACTGTTTCTGAGAATCTGAAAATTGCACAAAATGGCACACAAAGTGCTAAGGCTGAGCCGATTATCGATGGCAGTGAAAATCTTGGTGTAATCATCAGACGCAAAACCCGACCAGTGCAAGTGGGCAATATCACCATTGGCGGCAGCGCTCCTGTCGTGGTGCAGTCGATGATTAATGAGGACACCCTCGATATTGATGGCTCCGTTGCTGGAATTCGCCGATTGCATGAAATTGGCTGCGAAATTGTGCGCGTTACTGTCCCCAGCATGGCTCACGCTGCAGCTCTCTCAGAAATTCGTCAAAAGCTCAAACGTACTTACCTTGATGTGCCTCTGGTTGCCGATGTCCACCACAACGGTATGAAAATTGCCCTCGAAGTCGCCAAGCACATACATAAAGTCCGTATCAACCCCGGACTTTATGTATTCGAGAAACCCAAAGCAAACCGCACCGAATACACCCAATCAGAATTTGATGAAATTGCTGAAAAAGTCCGTGACACCCTCAAGCCGCTAGTTTTGTCCCTCAAAGAACAAGGTAAAGCAATGCGGATCGGGGTCAATCATGGCTCCCTCGCGGAGCGGATGCTCTTTACCTATGGTGACACCCCTCAGGGTATGGTCGAATCAGCGATCGAGTTTATTCGCATTTGTGAAGATCTTGACTTTAGAAATATCGTCATTTCTATGAAAGCTTCCCGCGTCCCTGTGATGATTGCCGCCTATCAATTGATGGTCAAGCGCATGGATCAACTTGGTATGGACTATCCCTTACATTTAGGTGTAACCGAGGCAGGCGACGGCGAATATGGTCGGATCAAGTCCACTGCTGGTATTGCTACATTACTCGCCCAAGGAATCGGTGACACTATCCGCGTCTCTCTCACCGAAGCGCCTGAAAAAGAGATTCCAGTTTGCTACAGTATTTTGCAGTCCCTCGGACTCCGCAAAACCATGGTGGAATATGTCGCCTGTCCATCTTGCGGTCGGACTCTATTTAACCTCGAAGAAGTCTTGCATAAAGTTCGTGAAGCCACCAGTCACCTAGTTGGGTTAGACATTGCGGTTATGGGTTGCATCGTCAATGGACCTGGAGAAATGGCAGATGCTGACTATGGCTATGTCGGCAAAACCCCCGGCATAATTTCACTTTATCGTGGCAAAGAAGAAATCAAGCGTGTGCCTGAAGCCGAGGGTGTAGAACAGTTAATCGCACTAATTAAATCCGACGATCGCTGGGTTGATCCTCCTCAATAA
- a CDS encoding glycosyltransferase family 4 protein: MKIIFISEHYEPILGGTTTYVKSVCEQISTLGHSVELIAPQNTTIGKLNIVQIHSNWRIHYIGLGCNLTSIPRNLRFKFVENVNIYLHQIVDELKPDIIHLLFGMFLLERLKIEEFKIPFCVTIHNIPPRECGTSWLGDSHWRYVTDILRKKAVGWINYRRLLIHNYDTYITVSAQTKQILSAILPERKIVEIQLGAKSPNPIEPYKPKLINDQKCQILTVGGYVPHKGHHLSLKVASQLLGDNFQFFWTIIGVIRNQRYYNYLQDRITELGLNEVVNLRVNVTEQELQLAYYNSHIYVQPSLEEGFCLATLDAAFYGIPIIGTPQGAIPEIIKQAKGVLTEAYSPSIANAITHTWNLLPEYVYNEDTLTTIRQKYSWQRVGQEMIETYKILTTNAI, encoded by the coding sequence ATGAAAATTATTTTTATTTCTGAACATTATGAGCCAATCTTAGGAGGAACTACTACCTATGTAAAGTCTGTTTGTGAACAGATATCAACTCTAGGTCATTCAGTAGAGTTGATCGCACCTCAAAATACAACTATTGGCAAATTAAATATCGTACAAATTCATTCCAACTGGAGAATCCACTATATCGGATTAGGCTGTAATCTTACTAGTATTCCTCGAAATTTGCGATTTAAATTTGTTGAAAATGTCAATATTTATCTACATCAAATTGTTGATGAATTAAAGCCAGACATCATTCATCTACTTTTTGGTATGTTCTTACTAGAAAGACTTAAAATTGAAGAATTTAAGATTCCATTTTGTGTAACTATACACAATATTCCACCAAGGGAGTGCGGGACTTCTTGGTTAGGAGATAGTCATTGGAGATATGTTACAGATATTTTAAGGAAAAAAGCTGTAGGCTGGATTAATTATCGGAGGCTGCTAATCCATAATTATGACACTTATATTACAGTTAGCGCTCAGACAAAACAGATTTTGTCAGCAATATTGCCAGAAAGAAAGATTGTAGAAATTCAACTTGGAGCAAAATCACCCAACCCTATAGAACCTTATAAACCTAAACTTATCAATGATCAGAAGTGTCAAATACTAACAGTTGGTGGATATGTTCCTCACAAGGGACACCATTTATCTTTAAAAGTAGCTTCGCAATTATTGGGTGATAACTTTCAGTTCTTTTGGACAATAATTGGAGTAATTCGCAATCAAAGATATTATAACTATTTGCAAGATAGGATTACAGAATTAGGGTTAAATGAGGTAGTTAATCTTAGGGTCAATGTAACTGAACAAGAATTGCAGTTAGCATATTATAATAGCCACATTTATGTACAACCTTCTTTAGAAGAGGGGTTTTGCCTTGCCACGCTAGATGCTGCCTTTTATGGAATACCAATTATAGGTACACCTCAAGGAGCTATTCCTGAGATTATTAAGCAGGCTAAAGGAGTGCTAACAGAGGCATATTCACCTTCAATTGCTAATGCAATTACTCATACATGGAATCTACTTCCTGAATATGTCTACAACGAGGATACACTCACTACTATTAGACAAAAATATTCATGGCAGCGAGTAGGACAGGAAATGATAGAAACCTACAAAATATTGACTACTAATGCAATCTGA